The segment ATAAGGAAGTGCGTCTTGAGCGTGGACGGACGCGAGCAGATCTTGCCGCACACGGGACACTGCTTACGCAGTCTCACGGCAGGATCCAGCGAGTTCGCAGCGGGCGCTGGTGCTGCACCGGCGCCAGCGCCAGCACACGCATGCTCGCCAGCCACCATCATCCGTGGCGGCCGCTGCGGAACCCCGCTTGCCGGCACGTAGCTGGCGGGCGGACCCACCAGCGACGAGATCGGAGGCAGCCTTACGGGCACGGGTGGACCCGTGCCCCAGGACGGCCGACTGGGGTACATCACCATCAACGGCGCGGGGACCGGAATGGGGTCGTTCACCACGGGCCCTGTCGTTGGCTGCCCGTAGTAGTAGTTCTCACCAGAGGATACGCTTGGATTTGATCTGGTCAGCATGCTGAAGAACGCTTTTCACGTC is part of the Torulaspora globosa chromosome 7, complete sequence genome and harbors:
- a CDS encoding C2H2-type zinc finger protein (ancestral locus Anc_8.117) → MLTRSNPSVSSGENYYYGQPTTGPVVNDPIPVPAPLMVMYPSRPSWGTGPPVPVRLPPISSLVGPPASYVPASGVPQRPPRMMVAGEHACAGAGAGAAPAPAANSLDPAVRLRKQCPVCGKICSRPSTLKTHFLIHTGDTPFKCTWANCNKSFNVKSNMLRHLKSHERKLAKKQAKRVSL